One Corvus moneduloides isolate bCorMon1 chromosome Z, bCorMon1.pri, whole genome shotgun sequence genomic window carries:
- the S100Z gene encoding LOW QUALITY PROTEIN: protein S100-Z (The sequence of the model RefSeq protein was modified relative to this genomic sequence to represent the inferred CDS: inserted 1 base in 1 codon), whose protein sequence is MTTQLEDAMDTLIKICHHYSGXEGDRYKLSKGELKEFLTSELTDFLSGQKDPLLVDKIMNDQDSNKDNEVDFNEFVILAATLTVACNSFFEEQLKKEGF, encoded by the exons ATGACCACACAACTGGAGGATGCAATGGACACCTTGATCAAGATTTGCCATCACTACTCTG AAGAAGGAGACAGATATAAGCTCAGTAAAGGAGAACTCAAGGAGTTTCTCACCAGTGAGCTCACTGACTTCCTTTCA GGCCAAAAGGACCCCCTCCTGGTTGATAAAATTATGAATGACCAGGATTCCAATAAGGACAATGAAGTGGATTTTAATGAATTTGTAATTCTGGCTGCTACTTTGACTGTGGCATGTAATAGTTTCTTTGAAGAACAGCTAAAGAAAGagggattttaa